In Fusarium pseudograminearum CS3096 chromosome 1, whole genome shotgun sequence, one genomic interval encodes:
- the RAS1 gene encoding RAS1, whose product MAGRMVLYKLVVLGDGGVGKTALTIQLCLQHFVETYDPTIEDSYRKQVVIDGQPCMLEVLDTAGQEEYTALRDQWIRDGEGFVLVYSISSRSSFTRIKRFHHQIQRVKESCASSPSYPGSPISPANPQLPVPIMLVGNKSDRVTEREVSTQEGHALARELGCEFVEASAKNCINVEKAFYDVVRILRRQRQQASRPSERSSGRTRTGNGDARGGDRDERHRNRNKDRNKSKCVVL is encoded by the exons atggccggCCGAATGGTACTATACaagctggtggtgttgggaGATGGTGGTGTGGGAAAGACAGCTCTTACCATCCAGCTATGCTTACAACACTTTGTTGAAACT TACGACCCCACGATTGAAGACTCATACCGAAAGCAAGTCGTTATCGATGGCCAGCCCTGCATGCTCGAAGTACTGGACACCGCTGGACAGGAAGAGTACACGGCACTGCGAGATCAATGGATTCGTGATGGCGAAGGGTTCGTTTTAGTCTACAGCATCTCGTCACGCTCTTCCTTTACTCGCATCAAACGATTTCACCATCAAATCCAACGAGTTAAGGAGTCGTGCGCGTCGTCCCCATCTTATCCTGGCTCTCCTATCTCCCCGGCAAACCCGCAGTTGCCTGTACCTATTATGCTTGTTGGCAACAAGAGCGATCGAGTCACCGAGAGAGAGGTTTCCACACAAGAAGGTCACGCCCTCGCCCGCGAACTCGGCTGCGAGTTTGTGGAGGCATCAGCGAAAAACTGCATCAACGTCGAAAAGGCGTTCTACGACGTCGTCAGGATTCTACGCCGGCAGCGTCAACAAGCCTCTCGCCCCTCGGAAAGATCAAGCGGCCGGACGCGAACAGGCAATGGCGATGCAAGGGGCGGCGATCGAGACGAAAGACACAGAAATAGGAACAAGGACCGAAACAAGTCTAAATGCGTGGTATTATGA